Part of the Gammaproteobacteria bacterium genome is shown below.
AGAGGAAGACCGCGAGCGCGGTGAGCAGCAGGAAGTTGAGGAGCGCGAGCAGCACGTAGGGGAGCTGCTTGCCCAGCAGGAACTCCAGGCGCGTGACCGGAGTGACGTAGAGATTGACGATGGACCCGAGCTCCTTCTCGCGCACCACCGAGAGGGCGGTGAGCATGGAGGGGATCAGCATGAGCAGCAGCGGAATCACCGCCGGCACCATCGCCGGCAGGCTCTTCACGTCCGGGTTGTAGCGAAAACGGGTCTCGACGTTCACGAGCGCCAACCCGGCGGAGCCGTCGGAGGACTCCCGGGCCTTCGCCGCGAGCCAGTGCATGTGCATGCCCTGCACGTAGCCCTGCACCGTCTCGCCCCGGGTCGGCATGGCCCCGTCGATCCAGGCGCCGATCTCCACCGGGCTCCCCCGGGCGAGGTCGCGGGCGAAGCCGGAGGGGATCTCGATGGCGAGGCTCAGTTCTCCGGTGCGCATGCGGTGGTCGAGCTCCGCGTGGTCGGAGAGGGGCGGGCGCTCCAGGAAGTAGCGCGAGCCCGAGAGGTTCAGGATGTAGTCCCGGCTGAGGGTCGTCTGGTCGCGGTCGAGGGCCGCGAAGTTGAGGTCCTCCACGTCCATGTTGATCCCGTAGCCCATCACCAGCATCAGGATGACGCTGCCGAGGCCGGCGAGCGTGAGGCGGACCGGGTCGCGGCGCAGTTCCAGGGCCTCGCGGCGGGAGTAGCTGAGGAGGCGCCGCAGCCCGAGCGCAGCGCGGGCGACGGGCCCCGGCAGCGCAGGGCCGCTCCCGGCCGGCAGGGCCCCAGGGACGGGTGGCAGGCTCCCCGGCTGCAGCGCCCCCTGGTCGGGGGACGCATCCGCGCTTGGCCGTGCCCCCGGGACGGGCCCGGTCGCGGGCGCCGGCGCCGGTGACTCGGGACCCTCTTCGGCCACCACGTCCTCGAGGTACCGGATGAAGGCCTCTTCGAGGGTGTCCACGCCGCGTCTCGCGAGGAGGGCGGCCGGCGTGTCGCTCACCAGCACGCGGCCGGCGTGCATGAGGGAGATCCGGTCGCAGCGCTCCGCCTCGTTCATGAAGTGGGTGGAGACGAAGATGGTGACGTCGTCCTGGCGCGCCAGGTCCAGCATGATCTGCCAGAAGGCGTCCCGGGCGACGGGGTCCACGCCGGAGGTGGGCTCGTCCAGGATGAGCATCTCGGGCCCGTGGATCATCGCGACGGCGAGCGAGAGGCGCTGGCGTTGGCCGAGGGGCAGCGCGCCCGGCAGGCTGTCGAGGATCTCCGACAGCCCGAAGCGCCGGGCCATCTCGTCGAGCCGCGCGCCGATGAGCCCCTCGGCCATTCCGAACAGGCGCGCGTGCAGCTGCAGGTTCTGGCGCACGGTCAGCTCCCCGTACAGGGAGAAGGCCTGGGTCATGTAGCCGACGCGCCGGCGGGTGTTGATGTCGCGGGGGTCCACGGGGTGGCCGAAGAGGCGGGCCTCGCCCTCGCTCGGAGGGAGGAGGCCCGTCAGCATCTTCATGGTGGTGGTCTTGCCGCAGCCGTTGGACCCGAGGAAGCCGAAGATCTCGCCGCGCCGGATGCGGAAGCTCACGTGGTCGACGGCGACAAAGTCCCCGAAGCGCATGGTCAGGTCGCGGGCCTCGATCGCCGCCTCGCCGTCGGTCGGCTGGGCGTGGGGCGTGATCACCACGGGGCGGTGGCCCTCCCGCTGCTCGGGCGGCAGCAGGGCGATGAAGGCCTCCTCCAGAGTCGGTGCCCCGGTGCCCGACAGCAGTTCGGCGGGGGTGCCGGCGGCGAGCACCTGGCCCGCGCTCATGGCCGCCAGCCAGTCGAAGCGCGCGGCCTCTTCCATGTAGGCGGTGGCGACGAGCACGCTCATGCCCGGGCGGTGCGCGCGGATGCGCCCGATGAGCTCCCAGAACTGGCGCCGGGACAGGGGGTCCACGCCGGTGGTGGGCTCGTCCAGGATGAGCAAGTCGGGGTCGTGGATGAGCGCGCAACACAGCCCGAGCTTCTGCTTCATGCCGCCCGAGAGCTTGCCTGCGGGGCGGTCCGCGAACGGAGCGAGGGCGGTGGCCTCGAGGAGCTCGGCGATGCGCCGCTCGCGCTCCTCGCGCCCGTGCCCGAAGAGGCGTGCAAAGAACTCGACGTTCTCGAACACCGAGAGCGTGGGGTAGAGGTTCTTGCCGAGCCCCTGGGGCATGTAGGCGATGCGGGGCAGGAGTGCGGTGCGGTACTCCTCCTCGGCGATGTCGCCCCCGAGCACCTCGATGCGCCCCGCCTGGAGCGCGCGGGCCCCCGCCACCAGCGACAGGAGGCTGGATTTGCCCACGCCGTCCGGGCCGATCAGACCGGCCATGCACCCGGCGGGGATGGCGAGGCTCACGCCCCCGAGCGCGACACGCTTTCCGTAGCGCAGGCCGACGCCGCTCAGCCGGACCGCAGGCGCCGGGCCCGGGGGCTTCGCGCCCCGCGTGGCGCCGGGGCCGCTCATCGCACCAGGTTGCGCTCCAGATGCTCGGGCCACGGCACGCCCGGGTCCAGCTTCACGTGGGCCATGCCGGGGAGCCCGGTCTTCACCTGGGTGATGCGGCGCTGCAGGAGCTCGATGGGGATCCGCGCCCGGACCCGGAACATGAGCTTCTCCCGCTCGCTCGCAGTCTCCACGGTCTTCGGCGTGAACTGGGCCTCGGAGGCGACGAAGGAGACCTCCGCGGGCACCACGTAGTCCGGGGCGGCGTCGAGGACGAGGCGTGCCTCCGCGCCGAGGGCCACGCGCCCCGCGGCCGCCGTCGGCAGGAAGAACGTCATGTACACGTCGCTCAGGTCGATGAGATTCAGCACCCGGCCCCCGGCGCCCAGCACCTCGCCCACCTCGGCCACCCGGTACTGGACGCGCCCGGCGCGCGGCGCCTTGAGCGCGCTGTCCGCGATGTCCGCCTGGATGCGCTCGACGCTGGATTGCGCGGCCGTGATGCTGGACTCCGCGCCGCTCACCTGGGACTGGGCGGTGGCGATGGCGGCGTCCGCAGCGGCCACCTGGGCCCGCGCCGCGCTGACGCCCGCCGACGCGCTCAGCACGAGGCCCCGGTGCTCGTCGGCGTCCTGCTGCGACCCGGCGCCCCGGGTGGCCAGGGCCGCGGACCTGCGCGAGCGCTTCTCCGCCACGTCGAGCTCCGCTTCCCGCTGGTGCACGGTCGCGATGGCCGCAGCCTTCTCCGCCTCACGCTGCGCGAGCTGGCTGCGCGCCGTGGCGGCGGCGCTGCGCGCCTGCTGCAGCTGGGCCTCGGCCTGCCGGCGCTGCGCCTCGAGCACCTCGGTGTCCATCCGCGCGACCACCTGGCCGGCGGTCACGAAGTCGCCCTCACGCACCGAGACCTCCACGATGCGCCCGGCAACCTTGGTGGCCACGTCGATCTCGACGGCCTCGATCCGGCCATTGCCGCTGGCGATGCCCTCGTTACCGTGGTTGGCGCCGTAGCGCTCCCAGGCGCTGAGCGCCGCGAGCCCCGCGACGGCCAGGACTGCCAGGCGAACCCACCATTTCCGGCCCTGCGCGGTCATCGCCCCCTGTCCTGTCGCGTTGCAGCTGC
Proteins encoded:
- a CDS encoding HlyD family efflux transporter periplasmic adaptor subunit — translated: MTAQGRKWWVRLAVLAVAGLAALSAWERYGANHGNEGIASGNGRIEAVEIDVATKVAGRIVEVSVREGDFVTAGQVVARMDTEVLEAQRRQAEAQLQQARSAAATARSQLAQREAEKAAAIATVHQREAELDVAEKRSRRSAALATRGAGSQQDADEHRGLVLSASAGVSAARAQVAAADAAIATAQSQVSGAESSITAAQSSVERIQADIADSALKAPRAGRVQYRVAEVGEVLGAGGRVLNLIDLSDVYMTFFLPTAAAGRVALGAEARLVLDAAPDYVVPAEVSFVASEAQFTPKTVETASEREKLMFRVRARIPIELLQRRITQVKTGLPGMAHVKLDPGVPWPEHLERNLVR
- the rbbA gene encoding ribosome-associated ATPase/putative transporter RbbA translates to MSGPGATRGAKPPGPAPAVRLSGVGLRYGKRVALGGVSLAIPAGCMAGLIGPDGVGKSSLLSLVAGARALQAGRIEVLGGDIAEEEYRTALLPRIAYMPQGLGKNLYPTLSVFENVEFFARLFGHGREERERRIAELLEATALAPFADRPAGKLSGGMKQKLGLCCALIHDPDLLILDEPTTGVDPLSRRQFWELIGRIRAHRPGMSVLVATAYMEEAARFDWLAAMSAGQVLAAGTPAELLSGTGAPTLEEAFIALLPPEQREGHRPVVITPHAQPTDGEAAIEARDLTMRFGDFVAVDHVSFRIRRGEIFGFLGSNGCGKTTTMKMLTGLLPPSEGEARLFGHPVDPRDINTRRRVGYMTQAFSLYGELTVRQNLQLHARLFGMAEGLIGARLDEMARRFGLSEILDSLPGALPLGQRQRLSLAVAMIHGPEMLILDEPTSGVDPVARDAFWQIMLDLARQDDVTIFVSTHFMNEAERCDRISLMHAGRVLVSDTPAALLARRGVDTLEEAFIRYLEDVVAEEGPESPAPAPATGPVPGARPSADASPDQGALQPGSLPPVPGALPAGSGPALPGPVARAALGLRRLLSYSRREALELRRDPVRLTLAGLGSVILMLVMGYGINMDVEDLNFAALDRDQTTLSRDYILNLSGSRYFLERPPLSDHAELDHRMRTGELSLAIEIPSGFARDLARGSPVEIGAWIDGAMPTRGETVQGYVQGMHMHWLAAKARESSDGSAGLALVNVETRFRYNPDVKSLPAMVPAVIPLLLMLIPSMLTALSVVREKELGSIVNLYVTPVTRLEFLLGKQLPYVLLALLNFLLLTALAVFLFGVPIKGSFLTLCAAAFLYVIAATTLGLVVSSFVRSQIAALFGTAVLTILPAVQFSGMIDPVSALEGAGRVIGELYPTTHFLTIARGTFSKGLGFVDLRASFVPLLVAIPVLLALATALVRKQER